The Leclercia adecarboxylata region TCTGGCTGCCCCCGGCCTATAAAGGCGCGACCGGCGGCTACTCGGTCGGCTACGACTGCTACGATCTCTTCGACCTTGGCGAGTTCGACCAAAAAGGATCTGTTCCCACCAAATACGGCGACAAAAACCAGCTGCTGGCCGCTATCGATGCACTGAAACGCAACGATATCGCGGTGCTGCTGGACGTGGTGGTGAACCACAAAATGGGCGCCGATGAGAAAGAGTCGATTCGCGTTCAGCGTGTCAACGCCGACGATCGCACTCAGATCGATGACGAGATCGTCGAGTGCGAAGCCTGGACCCGCTACACCTTCCCCGTTCGCGCCGGGAAATACTCAGAATTTATCTGGGACTACAAATGCTTCAGCGGTATCGACCATATCGAAAACCCGGATGAAAATGGCGTCTTTAAGATTGTCAATGATTACACCGGCGACGGCTGGAACGATCAGGTCGATAACGAGATGGGGAATTTTGACTACCTGATGGGCGAAAACATCGATTTTCGTAACCATGCGGTGACCGAGGAGATCAAATACTGGGCGCGCTGGGCGATGGAGCAGACCCAGTGCGACGGCTTCCGTCTGGATGCGGTAAAACACATTCCGGCCTGGTTCTATAAAGAGTGGATCGATCATGTGCAGGAGGTCGCACCTAAGCCGCTGTTTATCGTGGCGGAATACTGGTCGCATGACGTCGAGAAACTGCAGCAGTATATCGATCAGGTTGAAGGCAAAACCATGCTCTTCGACGCCCCGCTGCACATGAAGTTTCACGAAGCCTCCCGGCAGGGTCGGGATTACGACATGAGCCAGATCTTCACCGGCACGCTGGTTGAGGCCGACCCGTTCCATGCGGTGACGCTGGTTGCAAACCATGACACCCAGCCATTACAGGCGCTGGAAGCGCCGGTTGAAGCCTGGTTTAAGCCGCTGGCCTATGCGTTGATTTTGCTGCGCGAAAACGGTGTGCCCAGCGTCTTTTATCCTGACCTGTACGGCGCGAGCTATGACGACACCGGCGGTGACGGCGAGACGTACCACATCGACATGCCGGTTATCGAGCAGCTCGATCAGCTGATCCTCGCCCGTCAGCGTTTTGCCCACGGCATCCAGACCCTGTGGTTCGATCACCCCAA contains the following coding sequences:
- the amyA gene encoding alpha-amylase, producing the protein MKNPTLLQFFHWYYPEGSKLWPEVAERADGLNDIGINMVWLPPAYKGATGGYSVGYDCYDLFDLGEFDQKGSVPTKYGDKNQLLAAIDALKRNDIAVLLDVVVNHKMGADEKESIRVQRVNADDRTQIDDEIVECEAWTRYTFPVRAGKYSEFIWDYKCFSGIDHIENPDENGVFKIVNDYTGDGWNDQVDNEMGNFDYLMGENIDFRNHAVTEEIKYWARWAMEQTQCDGFRLDAVKHIPAWFYKEWIDHVQEVAPKPLFIVAEYWSHDVEKLQQYIDQVEGKTMLFDAPLHMKFHEASRQGRDYDMSQIFTGTLVEADPFHAVTLVANHDTQPLQALEAPVEAWFKPLAYALILLRENGVPSVFYPDLYGASYDDTGGDGETYHIDMPVIEQLDQLILARQRFAHGIQTLWFDHPNCIAFSRSGTDDDPGCVVVLSNGDEGEKTLTLGENYGNKSWRDFLGNREETVTTDETGTGVFTCNGGSVSVWVMEEVL